The nucleotide sequence GCACTTATAAACAATAGGCATGTTTCCAGCTATTGTCAGAAGGgctaattaattaatcaaataTAAATCAACATAGTAGAATGCAGCTTTCAAGTAGAGAAGGCTTCCATTTGGGGCGGGGCTTAATTTCAGCCGGTTGTCaggtttgtttgtttaattatttaaacaataaataataataaataacaaaagaAAGGACTTATATTTACAAGAAACTTGGTTAGTACATGCAAACTCAATAGAGAAATCCTAGATTCGAACCCCGAACCTCAGAAATAGGATGCACACGTGCTAATCACTAAGCACCATATTGGCCTCAATTGAAAAGGGTCACTTCCAAATCGGTGTTTCCCCTGTAAGAACTGTAAAATAACACTTAAcgcaaatttggaaattttaaaCTGACAAATTTGTTAAATCTAAAACTTAGTTTGACGCTCAAGTTCGACCAACTGTTGCTACCGTTAGCCTAGCCTCACTGGCCAGCGCAGCTTCGACATAAAGTTAGCTTTTCGCctcgattgcactttagttgacttttttgtttgttttttacttttaaCCTTTCGACCAGAAACTGCAagtaatttatcttttttttttttccaggaaggTTGTCGAGCTTGCACACGGCGCTACTTGAGCTCCGTTAAGAGAAGTCAAAGCTAATCGGCTAAGCTAGTAAACATTACCGACACAACACCCAAGTAACTTTTTGACAGTAAGTACTTACCAAACTCTATATTTCTCTCCCTCTGTCTCCTTTTTATTCGATGACTATTTAAACGTGACGTGTGTGTCCGACGAAGCGGGTGGAACTACGGATCCCATCCAAGAAGTGTCCGTTAAAAAGGAGCCGAGCAGCCGCAAACGCAACACCGCAAGCCGCCGCCTGCTTGGGagatgaggggggaaaaaacaacaacatggcaGCCGAGCAACGCGGTGCCTTCAGGGACACTCGAGGGTCGGAAATCAGAACGCTTTTGATCAGCCGGGTTCAAGTGACAGTCGGAAAGTTGATTTGTCATTTCAACGACTGCAAAGGGGAAATTCACTTAACCTGATGTTGCGCGGAACAAAATGTTGAGTTGTGtgggttttgaaaaatatttgttgttgCTAATTTCCAATTCGACTCCTGTCCGATTTCTCCACCGACTCCTAACCATCccaaattcatttatttcagtcAGCTTCAATGTGTTGCCATGCAACGGAAACCTGCCGAAGGCCTTCAGAATCCCGACTACTGCCGTCGAAACAACTCCAACATATTATTGATAATTGTATTAATTTCATTATAGATTCACCACTCTGTCCTTTCATATTGCTATATCTTAATATGTGCACCAAAAGATTGATTTGCAGGGGAAGAAGATGCCAGACcagattaaaaatgtattttcagggcacatttttccccaaaataaaataaataaataaaaatcaggttaggatgaggcagcatctccCATAATCCATCCCCCCCTTCGGTTTGCCTGCTTTCTTGCTCGGACACACGCACGTCCAAACAAAGATGACATCACTGCACACTCAAACGTGACTCAGAGGCCAGCCAGCGGACCGCGAGCTCGCCCCCACGCGCACGCATACACCCATCTGTCCAATCCCCCAacctcctcccctccccaagGCCGCCCAGGGACTCACCCAGCTggggtgatgatgatgaggatgacgaAGGCCTGCAGACAACAAGCAAAGCATGTCACAGTCACAGTGAATTAACGCCACGCTCTCGGGTGGCGTGCGGGGATCGAACGGCGGCTCGTGCCACGCAAGCCGCTGTGTCATCATCGCATAAAGTGCACCGATATGAAGTATGTCCAATCACACATTGAACGACACCTGCAAAGTAAAGTTTGTGTTCTTCAAAGCGTTATAATTGATCTTGTGTTTTGGCAGAACTGCAGCGACTGGGGACGCACACACAGAGAATGGCGTAATCTCGTGTTTCCCTTGTGTGCGAGTGAGTAATCCTTAATCCGGGAGTCACGGCGGCAACCCGACCAGTGAGCTCCCGAGTGAGGTAATGCAGATTAAAGCGTTGTGTCAGCAGATGAAGATGAAGATTCAACTTTCACTTCGAAATCTACACACGCTCGTGTCCATGTCGATGACATCATCTTTCGTAGTGTTGACAAACTTTTGAAATGCATGGCTGCTCCTTTAaagtagcaatttttttttttgggcagttCATAACTGCTTTATGCTAATTTCtgttagcctgtctatggtgttcccattgtatgttagcattaagttaAATTTGCGTGAACATTTTGGTCTGTAAATACACAGattctaacacacacacacaaatatattccCTTATATTGATTATTTTGATTTATGACTATTatattcccccccccaaaaaaaaatagggcTTCATATACAGATATGACCTATAAAATTACAATTTTACTGCACGTGAGAGGATGTTAAAAAAATCTTTGTGTTTTTCTTCCAGGTTTAAAATAATCTGTTTTAATCTAAATAAGATAAAAATGTCTTCTTTCCCATAACGTTATGCACGCTGATAATTCATTAACGTGCTTCCGTAATGGCTCTCGCTCGATAAGTGTTTTTTCTGACTGTCGGTGGAATTCTTTCCATGTACCTGAATAAACAACTTAATGCATTTTAATGGACTTGCAGGACTGTCAACATAATGGAAAGAATGGACATTGGACGAGCGgtggtgtggtggtggtggaggaggaaggggggCTTCGCTGTCATCATCCTCACAGTCAGCCAATGGAGGGAGCAGGAAGAGAGAGACCCTTATAAAGCTGAGCGGACCATCGGcatcatcatcctcctcctcctggtcCTTTTACAAAGATGCCGCGATGGACGTGAGCTGATGAGtgggctttctttctttttttgggaaggagggaggggggagtggAGGGGAGCAGGAGCCGCCACGTGCGTGCATGGGTGCGTGCAAGGCTGGAGTGGGGGGGCAAGATGTGTGAAGATTCCTGTGGCTTCCTCAAAGTGACACTCAAAGTAAGTCCTGCATCATTTCTGAGGTTTTCTCGGGGCTGTTTTTGGGGGGTTGAGCATTTTTTGGTGATTGATTTGTAGAATTGCACTTTAGGACTACTTGCAAATCTGTTATGGTAATATATCTTTTTTAATTTGCTCGGTAaagtcaaatatatatatttatttctcGTTCGGAAAGCTCTCGCAACCACGTCAACAATGTCCTTGAGGAAGGTTTTCATTCTTCATTGCTCATGCCGATGTGGAGGCAGTGTTAAAGTGCTTTGTTTACCTTGAAGGTAGAAAAGTGCCGTACAAGTAAAAGGCCATTTTTTTTATGAGACttataaaaagataaaaataataGTCAATAAattttgagtaaaaaaaaaatgaatttggtaAGTCATTTAAAACATAGAATGTGTAGTTGCAATGTAAATTAAATCAAAACTGATTCAAAATTAAATAGAAACTAACATATTCATTTTAATAGTCATAAAAACAATGCCATGTGTCGATGCCAGTAATTTTTGTAATACACGATTGGGTGTCATTGCAAACAGCCACTTGCAAGAGGGTGTGTACACATATGCAACCTGTTCCAATCGACTTATCGATCGATCAAAGGTTTTGAAATAATTCCACTTGgtcttatttttatatatattttatatatatttatatctgAGAAAACCAGGCATTTAgataggggtgtgtagactttttatatgccCTGTAAATATAGCTAAAGTACATTTGTGCATGTAAACATAGTTTACATAGCTTGCATCTATTTGCACTGGCACTCCGGGGAAGATGATTAGCTAGATATGAGCGAGCCTTCTGCATGAGCAGCCACATGGACTCGGGgaccgcgtgtgtgtgtgtgtgtgtgggtgggtgtgtgtgtgtgtgtgtgtatttggccGCTGGTGAAAATGAATGTGAAACTGAGAGATAAGCAATGACAGTGTGGGTCCAGGAGGCGGTGGGAGGGTTGTCGTCTCGTTGCGACACTTTGGAAGATCTACTGTAAACAAGAACGAGATGATTGTGGTACAGTGACAACGTGTCATCACATCGCACACGTGTAGAAAATGATACACAGGGGGGTCAAAGGTGACGATGACAGAGCTTCaggggctgattttttttttttttttttatgtttgtgaGGATTAAAAGACGGCCCAGTTTGATGGCTTGTGTTTACTACTACGGCCGTCCGCTTGGATTATGATGTcagtgtccatccatccatcaagccggccggccggccggcctgctCCGGTCTCACGTGAGCCAACAGAGCCGGCTTATTTACTCATATAAAGTCACATGACGTGATTACAGATGGAGCCGAGATCTAGagtaaaatatgttttttttttttttttttttttttacatgacattaattaattaatttatttaattccatccatccatttttttctgccTGATTTCTCTCAAAAATCTTCTTAaattagtatttttttaatataaaattaatttatttatttttaatttatttccatccatccattttttttctgcctgaTTTCTGTCAAAAATCTTcttaaattagtttttttttatatgaaattaattgatttattaatttatttccatCCATGCATTTTTGTCTGCCTGATTTCTCTCAAAAATCTTCTTAAattcgtatttttttttatatatatataaaattaatttatttattattaatttatttccatccatgcattttttttctgcctgaTTTCTCTCAAAAATCTTCTtaaattagtattttttttatatatatatataaaattaacttattattaatttatttccatccatgcattttttttctgcctgaTTTCTCTCAAATATTCTCGAAAATCTTCTTAAATGTGTATTTTCGGAAGTCTTTTACACTTTACagcatgaagtcaaaatttgatctTCATTTTAAAGCTATCCAAAATTAATTTCGAGTATTGGCCATGAAAAAGAAAGTGCAAGAGCTCACTCATTCTTGCTTACATAAACTACTTTGTATTCGATTGTGAATACGATTCTTTTATGAATGGATTTTTCCTGGAGCCAGCGATCCAAAGGCGAAGGTCGTTGCAGTAAAGCTCATTCTTTTCAGCCTCTCAATGACCTTGCACGTATTTTGCTCGGAGAAATAGCGCAAATGTTTACAGCGaaggaataaattaaaaaaagaaaatctgtttAACCACCCATGAGTAATCCCTTAACCTTAAAACCTTAGCTTGTTAATAAACGCTAGTATTTTCCAAGTCACATTCAAGGCTAGCAAGAGCTAGCTACTGCTAATCCTCAACCTCGTTTTCCTTTCAGGTGCTAATGTGAGCGTCCGGCGCCGGGATTGATTGCGCAATGATCGACCCCGTCGAGCCGAGCGTGCCGGACGGCGCGGAGGAGTCGCCGTGCACCGTGTGCTGCTGCACGCAGACCAACAAAATCCTCATGGTGGTCTTCATGGCGCTGCTGATCTTGGCCATCGTCTTTGGTAACCTTCTGACCTTGGCGGTGGTGTTAGGCACCAAGCACTTCCGCACGCCGCAGGGTTACCTGAAGGCCTCGCTAGCCGCGGCCGATTTAGCGGTGGGCGTCTTCGTGGTGCCGCTATCCGTCTACGCCGAACTCCAACTCATGGCCGGCGATTCCGCGCCCGAGTGGACCGCGTCCAACTCTCGCTCGATGAGCGTCCACCCTTGCGCCGTGATGGGACCCATCTTCGCCGGCTGCACGTTGGTGTCCATCACCACCATCTTCTTAATGACCATCGAGCGGAGCATCGCCGTGCTGAGGCCGCTGCATAAGGACTCGGTGATCACTCGTAAACGGACCAGCATCCTTATCGCCTTTTCCTGGCTGGGGAGCTTCTTCCTCGCCGTGTCGCCGTTGCTCTTCAGTCGCGAGATCGTCCTGGAGTACAACACCTGCAGCCGCATGTGCAACTACGCCTTGGGAACCATCGGCGAGTTCCCGTCGCAGGCCTGGAACATCTTATTGCTCTTCCCGGCTTTCGATTTCACCCTGCTGGGCGGGACGgtggccatcaacatcatctcgTTGTCCAGCATCCGTCAGCACTCTAAACGCAGGAAGCACCTAGCCGAAACGGAGTGCCAGAAAGCTAGCAAGCCCACCTTCTCCGACATCAAAGCGGCTAAGACCATCGGGACGCTGACGGTGGCCTTCACCGCTTCCTTCACCCCCATTGCTGTTTTTGTGGTGGGCAACGTTCTGGGCAACGAGTGGTGCAACTTCTCCTTCTTCGCCTTTTGGATTTTAGCCAGCAACAGCTGCTGCAACGTGATCATCTACAGCGTGCGTGATCATAAGTTCCGGCTGTGTGTGCAGAAGTTGCTCTTGAGGGACGCCAACAAAAGCTCGAGACGGACTTGAgttttcttcttcatttttttgGTCAAGTATGAATGTCACGTGGACTGCTAAAGTGACATCTTGACGTCACATCAAACGAGATTCCAGTTAAGACTCTGGATTTTTCGTTGTGGTCAAAGGTCATTGATGATGGTCCGGGTTGGGTAGTCTAACCTAAACTTGTTAATGGGTCTGTGCAATCAGTTATTTGGTAAAATTGTTAAGAGTGTTGATTAATTGTTTTAATGGAGGACGAAACCTAAACTTAACCATCTTTATTACGAGCCCTACTAACCTAGTTACCACCTCCAACTTCAACCTACCACTAACTCCCATTCCCCATCCTTCCTTGCATCCTCCTTCCTTGCTAACCCCGAAGAAGGCTCGTTTTGTTCTCTGTGAAGCTGTACTTGAAGTGCGTGAAACGGTTTTGTCATCTGAGctgaataatattaaaaaaaaacgtgttacAGACCACTGGTCACTTCGTGAACTTGATAAAACCGAGAGAAATATTTCAACCGCATTTGTTCGAGTCGTTCTGAGCGAGTTGCAATTTGGCGCATCTCGCAAAAGCCATCAAGAGCGTTAATATTAGCATGAACGATAAAGGGTTCATGAAAAAACGAGTTTATTATTTACCGGCGGAAAATCCACTCGAGCCAGGTGCGCTATATTGACGAGAAGATGGGAGATGAATAGAAATGATGCGTCAAAAGCTTTTAGGCAGCTGGTACGACTTTCCGGACAACAAAATGCTAGCGGGAGAAACAAACTAATGTCTTTTAGGACTAATGAGCTCTCGTCTCAGCTTTCGCCCTCAAATCGAACATGtggggcccttttttttttatcttactgGCTTATGGGCTGCTTTGTgcaagctgtaaaaaaaaaaaaaaaaaaaaaacaccttcatTCCCTTGTGAGATGTTGCACTTTTTTACGTGTTACTTAAATCATGAAAGATTAACGTCATGAAAGATGCACGGCAACACGTGCGAGCCGAGCGTTATGTAAGCGAGCGTGACAGCCAAAGCGAAGGCGCCGTTCTTTTTAAAGTAGAAAAGTCCAAATCATGTTTATCtatcgtttgtttttttttgcatggggGGGGCAGAAATCAGAACcatgtggatataaaaagtctacacacccctgttaaaatgcaacattttcttaaccaaaacatgagaccaagatcatttcaaaactgttggagttgcacaagtgtgcacaccctctgagTTCAAGTATAATCAGCCATTttctcacatttatttattttttgtctagAAGAAGCTGTCCATTTCTTTAGGTCTACTTTTTGTATGTGATCCTGCTCAGAAGTCTCTTAAAAAAAGCCTTTGAGGGCCTTCAGTAGGTTTTCTTCCAGGAACGCAGGTAAAGCTGGATGGCGAGTAGGGGGTTTCTTTTCTGCAGGCTCGGATGGAAGATGTCAAAGTCCGCCTTCCTCACCCTCTGCAGGAAGTCCTCCAGCACCACCTGGATGGAACCAACACCAGAGCCACAGGTGATGAGGAGGTAAAACTACCCGACCAATCGCGTCGCTCGGTCTCCTTGAAATCTGATgaattatctttttatttttcttgcagTCTGGGATCTTTTTTTGATGCTTGAGACGGCAGTTGCTCAGGCCTGCAATTATTCCCAATTAATTTTTTAATAGGTCGAGAAGGGACGCCGAGCTAGCTTcctaacgtagccatgcaaaaaATAACCACGATGGGGGGAATCCACTGTGGCGTGAAAAATCATATGCTCGTTGCAAGCCAAGCGGGTAAGGCTcaaaatacatatattttaaGTTGGCTAAGCAGCCCCACTGATAACACAGCCAGGAGCGCTCATGAGCCTATTAGTTGCCGTGAGAGGACTTACCATGTGGAGGAAAGCCGGCGTCGCAGCTGCCGGGACGCTGGGGCGGAACGAACGCGCCTGGAGGGGGGTGTagacaaaagcaaaaaataaaacacaagtggctgtatgtgtgcgtgtgattgCAGAAGCAGAAACAGCATGCAGCCATTAGTGTGACCTTCACACTGACATGCTTGCTCTAAGGTAgattaattaataaaaaaatataaaaaattaaaataaataata is from Syngnathus scovelli strain Florida chromosome 9, RoL_Ssco_1.2, whole genome shotgun sequence and encodes:
- the LOC125974734 gene encoding beta-2 adrenergic receptor gives rise to the protein MIDPVEPSVPDGAEESPCTVCCCTQTNKILMVVFMALLILAIVFGNLLTLAVVLGTKHFRTPQGYLKASLAAADLAVGVFVVPLSVYAELQLMAGDSAPEWTASNSRSMSVHPCAVMGPIFAGCTLVSITTIFLMTIERSIAVLRPLHKDSVITRKRTSILIAFSWLGSFFLAVSPLLFSREIVLEYNTCSRMCNYALGTIGEFPSQAWNILLLFPAFDFTLLGGTVAINIISLSSIRQHSKRRKHLAETECQKASKPTFSDIKAAKTIGTLTVAFTASFTPIAVFVVGNVLGNEWCNFSFFAFWILASNSCCNVIIYSVRDHKFRLCVQKLLLRDANKSSRRT